The DNA sequence TTATTTTTGCTTCTTTAAAATCAATCTAAATAAGCTTGCAAAATACTTTAGCACATTTAAAACGAGGAGAAAGAGGCGTAATAACAGATGTTTCCTCTATTCATATACCATTAAAACTATTAGAAATGGGATGCCTACCTGGAAATTTAGTAAAACTTGTTCAATTGGCTCCTTTTAAAGACCCCATGTATTTAAACATTAATGGAACCCATTTAGCAATTAGAAAAGAAACAGCTATTCATATTTTAATTAACAAAATATGAGTAAGCAAATTAATGTAGCCTTAATTGGCAACCCAAATACGGGTAAGACGTCTGTTTTTAATGCCCTAACAGGATTAAACCAAAAAGTAGGAAACTACCCAGGTATAACAGTTGAAAAAAAACAAGGAATTTGCAAACTGAATCGTGGTGTTAAAGCTCATATTATTGATTTACCTGGCACTTATAGTTTGAATGCTTCATCCTTAGACGAAAATGTGGTTATTGAATTATTGTTAAATAAAAATGATAAAGATTTTCCAGACATAGCGGTAGTAGTAAGTGATGTTGAAAACTTAAAACGAAATCTTTTACTATTTACACAAATTAAAGACCTTCAAATCCCTACCATATTAGTCATTAACATGGCTGATAGAATGAAATACAAGGGCATTTCTTTAGATATTGAACATTTAGAGGTTCAACTTAACACAAAAATTGCTTTAATTAGTACCAGAAAAAATGAAGGAATTGATTATTTAAAACAGCTCATTTCCAATTATAAAGATATTTCTAAAAATGCCTGTTCTAATGTCTTTGATATTGATAAAGATTATTTTAATAGTTTACAGCAAGCATTCCCCAATCAACTACTTTATAAACTATGGTTGGTTATTACCCAAGATGTAAATTTTGGAAAAACAGACCGAAATGAAATTGATGCTATTGCTGATTTTAAAACTAAAAGCAAAGCAGATTTAAAACGATTACAACAAAAAGAAACAATTAAACGCTATCAATTTATCAATAACGTCCTTAAAAAAGGATTAACTATTGATACTTCTAAAGCCAAAGATTTACGATCTAAATTAGATAGAGTTCTAACTCATAAAATATGGGGCTATGTCATTTTCTTTTTCATTCTATTAATTATTTTTCAAGCAATATATGATTGGTCAAGCGTACCGATGGATTTTATTGATAATACTTTTGCTTCATTAAGTGAATGGACAAAAAATCATTTGCCTCAAGGTGCTTTTACTGATTTAATAGCCGAAGGCATTATACCTGGACTTGGAGGTATCGTTATTTTCATTCCACAAATTGCCTTTTTATTTTTATTTATATCCATTCTTGAAGAAAGTGGTTATATGAGCCGTGTGGTATTTTTAATGGATAATATTATGAAACGTTTTGGCCTAAGTGGTAAAAGCGTTGTACCATTAATTTCTGGAACAGCCTGTGCCATTCCAGCCATTATGGCAACCAGAAATATTGAAAGCTGGAAAGAACGCTTAATCACCATCTTGGTAACACCTTTTACAACTTGTGCAGCCCGACTTCCTGTGTATTTAATTATTATTTCACTTGTTATTCCTGAAGGACGATTCTTTGGTTTAGGCTACCAAGCTTTAACACTTATGCTTTTATATCTCATTGGTTTTGGAACTGCAGTTACATCTGCTTACTTCTTAAATAAAATTTTAAAAATTAAAAGCAAAACCTTTTTTGTGGTAGAAATGCCTAATTATAAATTACCCTTATTTAAAAATGTAGCTTTAACCGTTATTGAAAAAACAAAATCATTTGTATTTGGAGCTGGTAAAATCATTTTAGCCATATCTATTATTCTAT is a window from the Pseudalgibacter alginicilyticus genome containing:
- the feoB gene encoding ferrous iron transport protein B, yielding MSKQINVALIGNPNTGKTSVFNALTGLNQKVGNYPGITVEKKQGICKLNRGVKAHIIDLPGTYSLNASSLDENVVIELLLNKNDKDFPDIAVVVSDVENLKRNLLLFTQIKDLQIPTILVINMADRMKYKGISLDIEHLEVQLNTKIALISTRKNEGIDYLKQLISNYKDISKNACSNVFDIDKDYFNSLQQAFPNQLLYKLWLVITQDVNFGKTDRNEIDAIADFKTKSKADLKRLQQKETIKRYQFINNVLKKGLTIDTSKAKDLRSKLDRVLTHKIWGYVIFFFILLIIFQAIYDWSSVPMDFIDNTFASLSEWTKNHLPQGAFTDLIAEGIIPGLGGIVIFIPQIAFLFLFISILEESGYMSRVVFLMDNIMKRFGLSGKSVVPLISGTACAIPAIMATRNIESWKERLITILVTPFTTCAARLPVYLIIISLVIPEGRFFGLGYQALTLMLLYLIGFGTAVTSAYFLNKILKIKSKTFFVVEMPNYKLPLFKNVALTVIEKTKSFVFGAGKIILAISIILWFLASYGPGENFNNAENIIKTEYASNHLSEEHLEEKIASYKLEHSFIGIAGRTIEPIISPLGYDWKIGIAIVSSFAAREVFVGTLATIYSVGSDDEATIKNRMAAEVNPILGGPLFNFASGISLLLFYAFAMQCMSTLAIVKRETNSWKWPMWQLAIMSTFAYIVAFIAFQLLK
- a CDS encoding FeoA family protein, with the translated sequence MQNTLAHLKRGERGVITDVSSIHIPLKLLEMGCLPGNLVKLVQLAPFKDPMYLNINGTHLAIRKETAIHILINKI